Within the Hypericibacter adhaerens genome, the region TCCTGGGTGCTCTACAAGTCGCGCGCCGATCGCGATCGTGTCGTCGCGAAGGTGATGAAGGACCCGCGCCTCGCGAAGATGCCGAAGGAGATGCCGTTCGACATGAAGCGCATGGCCTATGGCGGCTTCAAGGTCCAGGTGACGGCCTAGCCGCCGGAAGCGGAAACCCTCGCGGCGCGGTTCGCCAGGCCCGCGCTGTGGATTTTCGGTGGCCGCAACGACGGGCGCGCATCCGCGGCCCGGTTGCCGGCAAACCGCTCTTGACGAAGGGAGAGCGTCTCTGTATTTAACCAGAAGGTTATTTAACTGGAAAGTACGATAACGGTGACGCCCGGCACGCCGCCGTCGTGACACCGGCCGCTGAGGCGGCTGCCTCACCGCCGATCATCCGCAACCCATCGAGAGAACCGCATCATGCCCGCACACAAGGTCGTCTCGGAAAAAGAATGGATCGCCGCGCGCAAAGTCCTTCTCGAGAAGGAGAAGACGCTCACCCGGATGAGCGACCAACTGAGCGCCGAACGGCGGGCGCTGCCCTGGGTCAAGGTCGAGAAGAGCTATGTCTTCGAGGGCGCGCGCGGCAAGCAGAGCCTCGCCGAGCTCTTCGGCGGGCGTAGCCAGCTTTTCGTCTACCACTTCATGTTCGGGCCCGACTGGGGGCAGGGCTGCCCCTCCTGCTCCTTCTTCGCCGACCATATCGACGGCCCCAATCTCCATCTGAAGCATCACGACGTTTCCGTGGTGGTCGTCTCCCGCGCACCCTGGTCCAAGATCGAGACCTTCAAGCGGCGCATGGGCTGGCACTTCAAGTGGGTCTCCTCCCACGGCAGCGATTTCAATTTCGACCACAACGTCTCCTTCACGCCGGAACAGGAGGCCAAGGGCAAGGTCACCTACAATTTCGAGGCCATGGACTACATGTTCGACGAGCTGCCGGGCCTCAGCGTCTTCTACAAGGACGGGAAGGGCGACATCTTCCGCACCTATTCGGCCTATGCCCGCGGCGGCGACATCCTGCTCGGCGCCAACAACTTTCTCGACATGACGCCCAAGGGCCGCAACGAGACCGAGGGCATGGATTGGGTGCGCCACCACGACCGCTACGACGCGCCGGAGGAGGACGGTTCCTGCTGCGCCGGCGAGAGCGATCCCATCAGCGAGATGCGCCGCGAGCTCGTCAAGGCGAGATGAGTCTCTGTCTTTCTTTTGGAATCAGATCCGGAGCTCTTCATGACCCAGCGATCCGTGACCCACGCCACCTTCACCATCGAGCGGCTGTAC harbors:
- a CDS encoding DUF899 domain-containing protein, with product MPAHKVVSEKEWIAARKVLLEKEKTLTRMSDQLSAERRALPWVKVEKSYVFEGARGKQSLAELFGGRSQLFVYHFMFGPDWGQGCPSCSFFADHIDGPNLHLKHHDVSVVVVSRAPWSKIETFKRRMGWHFKWVSSHGSDFNFDHNVSFTPEQEAKGKVTYNFEAMDYMFDELPGLSVFYKDGKGDIFRTYSAYARGGDILLGANNFLDMTPKGRNETEGMDWVRHHDRYDAPEEDGSCCAGESDPISEMRRELVKAR